The Gossypium hirsutum isolate 1008001.06 chromosome A03, Gossypium_hirsutum_v2.1, whole genome shotgun sequence genome contains the following window.
CTAAACTGAAATATGAATTGGAAATTCAGATTCAAAAACTatggttttgatttttttgtgcCAAGATAGCAATATTTAAATTACTTCAGAAATCTGTATCATTTGTAACTGCAATACGAAAGGAACAACTTATCACAATTGGTATCGAATACCGCAAAAATAAATTGGAAGCACCACACTTATTATTCAAGGGCCAGCCTCACTCGACTGTAAACAGCCAACAACAAATTACCTATTCACGCTTATTCAGTTCAGCCTCTTTTGCTTTAAGTTCCTTCTCTCTTGCTTTTagatcatatatattttaatcatatatgagacaaaaacatcaaaacaagtctatgattttaatcatatatattttaatcattttgtgaCCAAAGAATGGATGTtggatagaaaattttataagaaaatgcATTGAGAATCGGACAAATGTACTTCAAAGTTAACATCTAAAATTAACatcgaaaaaaaattaacttttatgaATGATAAAACAGCATAAAAAATATCTTCTATCATATAAAAAACCTCAATTATTGATGGTTTTTTTActtattagttttaattaatcaTGAGGTCTCAAAACAACCACAATTGTTACTAACACTAAAAACAAGATAGTGGATGTACCTtgtgaaaaaaaacaaattatttctCTTGTAATTTATAGgaaaatttaaaccatttaaaCACGAAATGCAAAGTACAAACACAGTTCCAGCTCAGAGGCCCCCCGGGGAAACAATCAACAGGTTTCTAATTTCAACTCAACATTTGCCCTTCCTCTTTTGATTTAAAACtcaaagtttttatgatttttttttatatttttcttgtcaaatttactgttaatattatatttgaagttTGTATCTGTCTCTTTCAATAATATTAccttcaaaatttaaacatacattctctttttaaaatgtaatatagGTTATCACTTCACTCAATATTTTTTCATCTATCAATTCAAGTTTTTATGACATAGGTAGAATCAAACTAAAAATCTTCTCATAAAATTAGCTACCTATAATTGTTTCAAAGCTACAGCTTAGGGTAAGTCAGTTTCCATATGACTAAATAGTAAACAGTAACCAATCtgagttaaaaaagaaaaaaatatataagggaAAAATAATAGATAACCAGATGAGAAGATTTGTATCTACACAAACCTCCTTAATaacaacaaaaacataaataagcaATGAATCCTTCACCAGACACCAAATTCTCAGAGTATACTAATAATAACACACTTAAATACAAATAGAACtttatggaaaaggttagaaagaATAGCCATCAATCATTCAAAACTAAGTTATTACAAAAAAAGGCATCTACGTAAACCATCTAGGACGGCTATCAAACCACCGAaacatgaagagaaaatgttcaagatcAGGAAACAAAAAGCAATAGTATTAATTAGAGCACGAATGCTATATTTCTTACCTCCATTCATGCTAGTTTGATCACCAATCAACTTTAGGAGGAACGGCAACAAGTCTGGCCAACTTTTTGGCCAGTTGTAGACTGCAATAGCTGCTACAGTCATACTGATTGCTGTGCAAAGTTTTCTATTAGGATCATCCAAAGTTGATAAAAGTAGTCCGCGGAAAATTTCCTGACAATATAATCATGATTGATTTAATATGGAGGTGGACAGGGTATATTAAACACAAGATATTTACAACTTGTTGATTACTAGCTACATTTAGAGGTGGAAAACCCATTCATATGCTTCATCTcaaaatttaaagtgaaaattaaGATAGAGAAAGAAAGCCAAAAGATATGTGTATGTTTGTGTCTAGAGCAGCTCAACAGCAGGTAATAACAAGaggaaaaacatttttttaacactTATTAGTAACCATGTATAGATAAGGAACCAATAAAAAGCATGGCTAAATGTTTCAGCCAAGCCATAACTGTTCAATAGAAGTAGAACTgcagaaaaacaaaaacatacaAAGGCATATTTAGAACTATGCAAAGAAGTATTGAGGCTCTATACAATAACcaaaagtataataaaaaaattcaatttttaactAAAACATATTTGCACATTAACCACTAACTAGAatacaaattaaaaggaaaaagtgCAGAAAATATATGAAGGCTTTTTCATAGCATAATCACAAATTTAACacttattctttcatttttatcattttcaccatcaaaattcaaattttaatcaaattatttttcttcGGAAAAGTTATTGGCAGTCCACACatgataaaattaataaaaaattttcaaaattttaaaattttaaaaaacatagtaacattaaaattttaacagtttggTCAAATTTTTCGTCCAAAGAAAAAGATTTTCACTAAAATTTGAAAGTTGACactgaagaaataaaaaaaattaaagaaataattaagGGCTAATATAAAGCGACGGTTAAACTGCCTTTTTATTAGTTTAGGCTTGCAACAATGACATTCAAGATGGTTCAAAGCAAACCTTAATGCAACTAATGATGAGCATTATCAACAAGGTTTCTCCATTTCTCGGTAAAAAAACATTAACATACAAACGCTAAACTTGACACTAACACAAAACAATGTATCGtttttatacataaaaaaattcgCCATCTGCAAGAGAGTGAAGGGCCTAATCTTGTCCGATTCTTACCTCTTCGAGTAAAAGAAGTTAGTCGATATGCCgatttacacacatatatacagaTGGTAGCACTGGAATCAAAGAGCAATTCTAAACAACCTGCTCATCACCACAACTATTATTGCCGGGACTGCTTGTCAACAATAGAAGCTCCATTAGCTCCAACCAATACTCGAGGCCTCTAAGGTAGTGCCCCAACAGCATGCACCTTTAGGACAGATATGAGAATATTAGAACTCAGCTATATTATAATACAGTGATGGGGTTCAGACAAATTCTTTGAATCTTAGACAGAGTGACTGAAGCTTATTCGAAGTTTAAACACAAGAAAATCTCTCAGATCTACATTCGgacatctttctttcttacaAAGTGTAGTGGTCAAATACAAAAAATACGTTCAAATTTAAACAGGATTGTACCGTATGGTGAGCAAATAATTACATAGTATTGCAGATATCCAGTTAAACTTCTGAAAAaccaaatttcattttattttatattttttttaattatacataAGCTTCTTGGGTCAAAATCATCTAAAAGAAATGAGAAGAGTGTGTGATTGAATGGGGGGGAGGTGGACTAACCAGAGAAGAAGATGAGCAAGATAGTCACGCGTTAATGAAATGAAGGACTGGAATTGAAGAGAAGTATTCTCAACAAGTTCTGCACAGTCTTCACTCCCAATGTTTACAGTTCCAGTTGTGATGTTCTCTAACACACCATTCCAACATAGAATATCAGCCTATCAATAGCCataaaaaattgggaaaattgcgtTTATTAATTTCCCTTGCTACTTAAATATGTGTGGCCGAATACGGAAAACTAGCTtagctttaattaattaaacgtGTGAAGCTAAATTCATAGCCTTTTATCCAATTAAATATAGGATTTATTAGGAGCTGTCTGAGTAGGAAACATGGCACTTGCGCATGCTAACgtagtttcttttttttaattgacattaaacaaatttaaatctTCATTTTCCAATGAATCCTAACTTTAAagaaagatttttttaattaattactattgACATCTTTCGTTTCAGACTAAATAATACCCTCTGcattatttttccaaatttgtaAAACCATTTTACTATGTAGCTTCCTAGATTTAATAGAAATGCAACCCATTCAGCTTACAGGCGAAGATTTTATCACGTACCAAGGTTTTTATCAAGAGTCTTTGTAAACTGGTTCAGTGCTGGTGGGACTTTCAACCTCTACTTAAGGATCCTTTTTTCCTTTGAATGCAAACAACCTTAGGCCACTTCACAAAATGGTGCAGATCCTTCTTTGGAGGTAAAGCTCCTCCAATACCGAATTGCTTTGGACGCTTCTCAAACAATGGATTCACAACCTTCTCCTAATTTCCAAAATTGAAAAGAACAGATAGTGAGATAACTGTAATCAACTACATTACTTGTTTCTTCTTGGCCGTCAAATATACAGGAATTCTTGATATAACAATCTTAAACTGCTTAGGAGCTTTTTCCTATCAAACCGACACCGCAATAAACGGAGACCAGCTTCTCAGCATGAATAAGACAAAATAACCTGAGACAATCAAAATTCACAGAAAATGGTGTGAATGATATATGAGAACTAAGTTCTAAAAACAGGAGCTAAACTGTGGAATGAACCATATAATTCTATATATACAGAAAGATATTGCATGGTTTTCTCTTATGACTTCAAAAGAAAAACTAGAAGAAGAGAAG
Protein-coding sequences here:
- the LOC107887057 gene encoding uncharacterized protein isoform X2, whose amino-acid sequence is MLLGHYLRGLEYWLELMELLLLTSSPGNNSCGDEQEIFRGLLLSTLDDPNRKLCTAISMTVAAIAVYNWPKSWPDLLPFLLKLIGDQTSMNGGVEKERGCNSTR
- the LOC107887057 gene encoding uncharacterized protein isoform X1, giving the protein MLLGHYLRGLEYWLELMELLLLTSSPGNNSCGDEQEIFRGLLLSTLDDPNRKLCTAISMTVAAIAVYNWPKSWPDLLPFLLKLIGDQTSMNGGVEKERGCNSTRQVTKIPFNNFLYCWNKS